The Coffea arabica cultivar ET-39 chromosome 6e, Coffea Arabica ET-39 HiFi, whole genome shotgun sequence genome contains the following window.
TTTTCAATCTCTAGGAGATGCTTGATGTGTTCATATGATTGCTGCTATGAAATTGTCTTGATATGCATTACTTATAGCTTCCAAGTAGATGAATAGCATCGATTTGGATTGGAATAGGTTTGGTAAGAATTTGCTTTTTAGGTCACATGAAGTCTTCTGAATTCATGTACATCTGCCAATATTGGGTGGATAGATATGGTTGTATCTTGTGCAAGTTTTCATCATAATTGCAACcagtttgttttgttattttggtttgttGTGGAGTCACTTACTGTTGCTGCtgctgtttgttttgttttactctAGATTCAGATTTCGTGTCACTGTTGTACAAGTGCTTTTACACTTACACCATCAACATTAGGAGAGATACTCAACAATACACGAGCTAATTTGGTATAGTGACATAGAAATGCCTAAGGAGAGAAGAGATCGTTCTGTGTCTTTTGATAGATCAAGGGCATCTCCTTTCCCATGCAGTTCTAGTCGCTCACGGCACTTATTGCCCAAAAACCCATTGGAAAGTgatgaaaatgcaaaagaatGGGAAGAAGCCCGTTGTCCAGTCTGTATGGAACATCCTCATAATGCTATTCTCCTTTTATGTGCATCTCATGAGAAAGGATGCCGTCCCTTTATGTGTGATACAAGTTACCGCCATTCAAATTGTTTTGATCAGTTTCGCAAGTCATTTGGAGAAGCTTCATCAACTACACTGCAGCGAGAAGAAGCACCTATATTGGCTTCTCACTTGGCGTCCACCTCAATGATCTCGGAACCACCAGCTACGGCTTTAAATGTTGAAAGAAGGGAGGGAGGGCCTGCATCACTGGAAGCAGTGTCTTGCGAAGATGAAATAAAGTCAAAGTTGGTGTGCCCTTTGTGCCGTCAGCAGATCCATGGGTGGATGGTTGTGGAGTCCGCTCGTCGTTTTATGAATGCGAAATCAAGAAGCTGTGCTTGTGAAACCTGTGATTTCAATGGCACGTACAGAGATTTGCGGAAGCATGCAAGACAGGAACATCCTCTT
Protein-coding sequences here:
- the LOC113695905 gene encoding uncharacterized protein isoform X1; this encodes MPKERRDRSVSFDRSRASPFPCSSSRSRHLLPKNPLESDENAKEWEEARCPVCMEHPHNAILLLCASHEKGCRPFMCDTSYRHSNCFDQFRKSFGEASSTTLQREEAPILASHLASTSMISEPPATALNVERREGGPASLEAVSCEDEIKSKLVCPLCRQQIHGWMVVESARRFMNAKSRSCACETCDFNGTYRDLRKHARQEHPLARPTEADPERQRNWRRLEQQRDLGDLLSTLQSSIGEERSEESSLPFDEGGWLTVFFLIRILRPGSASRSSSWSGSSRTRAHVTIRRRPSRRLWGESYDWETDSRDDDNETSDGGSGLWAHRDRVQRRPTSDD